The nucleotide sequence CTTAAATTGGGCGTCCGATAGCGGTACGACGCTCAACCGACCTTGCCGCACGAGCGCAGAATCCGCAAAAAGCTTCTCGCCCTTAATCTCTGCGAGTGTCTTAGGCTGAGCAATCGGCTTGCCCACCTTGATTCGGATTTGCGGAAGTTTTGGGTCGCTGACCTCCACAGACTCGACCGTTGCTGTCCCAACGGCACTTTTCTCGTCACCAGTGTGGTAGATCACGAGACGATCCCCCGCCTTCATCCCACGCAGGTTTTTCACCGCAACGGGATTGGTGACGCCATCCCAAATCGTGCTCTTCTCTTTCTCAAGATTCGCGAAAGAATATACAGTCGGCTCTGTCTTCAGTAGGTAGTCCATGGCCCGCTATTCTACGAAACCTCAGCAGTATTCGCAGCAGTCGCACACAAAAAAAGAGGTGCCCGGAAAACCAGGCACCTCCAAACGAATGCTTCTTAAGCCCTAGAAAACGAACTTCGCGGCCATCTGAAGTTGCCGCGCACCGGTCGTACCGTCCGGACGCCCCAGTTGGCTCAGAATCTGCCCAAAGAACGCCGAACCGACCTGGTTGCCAACCAGTCCAGGATCATCTCCGGGATTGTTGAAGTTCGCGTGATTGAGCAGGTTGTATGCCTCCAGCCGCAGTTCGATGCTGGTCTTCTCCCAGATCTTCATCTTCTTCGAGACGCTCATATCCAGGTTCACGAACGACGGGCCGTGAAAGAAGTTGCGACCAATCGTTGGGAATGTGTCGAAAGCAGGACTGGTGAACGCCGCCCGGTTATTCGAGAAGAACACCTTGGTCCCAGGTGAGAATGTCCCGCCGCCCGCAAACGGGTCGCCGATGACATCCCCACGACTGACTCGGCCCACGCGCTGACTGTCGCGAGTTCCGATCACATCGAAGGGGTGCCCGGTTTGCATGGTCAGAATTCCGGTCATCTCAAATCCTTCCAGAACTCTTCCCATCACGCCCTGATTCCAATGGGTTCGGCCGGCTCCGAGCGGCAATTCCCAAACCGAATTGATAACTCCGACATGGCGAATGTCATGGTCGGAATTGCCACGATCCAGTGCCGGGAGGAGTGCATCACGCACGAAATTCACCTGCCCCGTTCCCGCGACAATCGGATCGTTCGCATCGTCAATGGAATGAGCCCAGGTGTACGAGCCTTGCATTTGGAATCCGCGCGTGAAGCGTTTGGTGATTTTTGTCTGTAATGCATTGTAGTTAGCATTGCCGTCGCTCTTATTCAACGCCGCTGAGAAGGTATTGCGACCGATCGCGTTATGGGCCACACCGTTAAACGGCAGAATCCCCTGGTCTGCTCCCGAGTACAAGCGTAGCGATGAGACCTGGCCTGGTACGCAGCCGAACTCGTTGTTGGGATCGCTGCAGAATGCCACGAGCGCCGCGACGCGCACCGGATCCGGTGGATTTGCGTCGAACACTCGGAACACATGGTGGCTGTTGTTGCCGACGTAGCTGACATCCAGGACCAGGCCTGCCGGCAAATTGCGCTGGATTCCGAAGAAGTAGCTGTTGGTGACTGGATTGCGGAAATGCGTGTCGAAGATGACCGGAGCGAGCAACGCGCCATCTGGGACTGACGCCGACGGGATCTGGTCTGGAGTCGCGAGCGGAAATCCTCCGGTGTCGAATGCGTTCCCGATCGTGTCGAGCACGAAGGTGCTGTAGTCCTGCTCGAATGGCGGATTGCCTCGGGCATTGCCAAACAAGTTGCCGAATATCCGATCATGGAAGATGCCGAAAGAAGCGCGAATCGCCGTCTTTCCATCCCGGAACGGATCCCAGGAAAAGCCAATTCGTGGTTCGACGTTCGAGTAATCGTCGTTGAACAACTGGTGACCAGTTCCCGGCCCTACGGTAGAGAACACGACTGGGAACGTGCGCGGATCCGTCAGAAGATTCGAAAGGTTGTTGTGTACTTCGTAGGGGACGCCGTTGAACTGATAACGAACCCCGAAGTTAAAGGTGATATTCGGACGTACTTTCCAGCTGTCCTGGACGAACACACTGCCTTCTCGCTGCCGGAAATCCTTGTTGTCGCTTCCCTTTCGAACCCCGGATTTGTCGAAGAACTGAGCCTGCAGGTCCGAGACCACGAAACCGTAGTAAGCGGCAATCGCGTCGTTCAGAGCCGGGTCGGAAACGCCGATGCCGGCGGAATCAAATCCGCCTCCGGTGGCCGTTCCGATTCGAGTGTCAGGTTGTCGCCGGCTATTGAAGTTGTTGTCGCCGGATTCCTTAACGTTGCGGAAGTCACCGCCAAACTTCAGCGTGTGAGCGCCCTTCACCCAGGTCAGAGTATTTCCGAAACTGATCGTGCCGGTCTTCCTCGCCTGTCCGTCAGACAACAGACCGCCGCAGCCGACACTGGTGAACGGATTGGTAGCGAAATCCGTACCGTTCCCGAATTGATCGACCGGGAACGCACTGTCTAGAACATTCAGTCCATCGCAGCCAAACCCCGCAAAGATGTGATTCCAGCCGAACGAGAAGTTGTTGATCAGACTTGGACGAAGGTTCGAGGTGAGCGTAGCCACTCCGCCGGTCGCGATCGCTTTGAGTGACGCTGCGCCAACGTTGTCCGGCAGCGCAGACGCGGCACCCGAGTTGGGATCCTTGAGATCGTTATAGCTGTATCGGAAGCTCAAGTATTCCGAATCGGTAAAGTGATGATCGAGCTTCCCCGTTGCCTGATAGCTCCTTTGATTCGAAGAGCTGGGAAAGAATGTAACACCGCTGAACCCGTCGCCGGTTTCAAACGCTGCCTGCGGATAGAGCGAAAAAATCTTCTGCATGGTCGGATCTGCAGGAATCGATGTCACTCCCGATCCGTTGAAGAGTTCGTAGTTTGCTGTGATTGTCTGATTGTCTGCTGACCCTTGCCGCAAGTCGATCGTTCGGGAGATTGGATCCCCGTTGTCGTCAATACCATTAAAGGTGAAGAGCCCGTCCTTAAAGGCCTGCAAAGGTACTTGAGCAGCATTGGTGCGTGCAGTGGGAAACCGCTGGAACTCCTGGTTGAAAAAGAAGAACGTCTTGTTTTTCCAGATCGGACCGCCAATCGAATAGCCAAACTGGTTCCGGACGTACGGATCTCGTGGGCCATCCGCGGCGCGATTGAACCAATCGCGGGCACCGCCGATCTTGTCATAGCGGCCAAACCAGTACGCGCCGCCGTGAAATTGATTTGTGCCTGCCTTTGTGACCACGTCGATGATCGCGCCGGTGTCTCGTCCATACTCGGCGTTGAAGTTATTCGTGATGACCCGGAATTCCTCAGTGGACTCCGGGTTGGCCGCCAGCGCACCGCCCGGGATGCCCGGAACGGAGGTGTCGTTGTTATCGACCCCATCCAACAGGAAATTGTTATTGCGCTCGCGAGCGCCGTTGACATTGAATCCGCCTAGCGAACTGCTCGCCGAAGACGTTCCGGGCGACAGAAGCACGAGCTCATAAGGATTGCGCGTAATCAAGGGCAACGCCTTCATGCGCTCAGAATCAACCAGGTTCGACACCTGTGAGTCTTCGGTCTCGATCGGCGCCACCGTATCCACGGTTACATTCACGTTCTCCGTGGTTGCGCCGATACGGAATTGCGCGTTGAGTGGAACGACAAGGGACGTCGATACCGTCAGATGATCGAAGGTCAGCTTCGAGAAGCCCGTCTTCTCGACGGTTACGCTGTACTCTCCTGGGGGAAGGCTGGTAATGGTGTAGTTCCCGCCCTCGGCGCTGGTCGCTGTGCGAACCGCTCCCGTGGCGGAGTTTTTCGCCGTGACCGTGGCGCCCTGCACCACCGCATCAGAAGGATCGCTGACCACTCCGGCAATTGATCCCATGCCCGCTTGTGCCGCCGCGAGGGTACTCAATGCAAACAAGACAACACAACTGAACACATATTCCATGCTTCGCATGTCTTTGCTCCCTTGAATCACTTGCGCCGTGCGCCCGATGGCACACCAGTCTCGTGATCCCTTCACAAGGGCAATCAGTTGGCCATTCCTGTTGAGGGTTGTGAGAGAGGACTTGTGTAGTGCGTGCGTCGAGTCCACAGGGAGATGACAAAATCACAACGAGCGTCAAGGTTTGTCTTGTTGTGAGAATCAATTCCGATGTTCTTGCTGCGCTATGACTTCTGGAAGTCAGCGAGAGCAACGCTACAGAATCCGGGAAGTCAGCCGGTGTTCGAAAGAAAAAGAATCGCTACACAAACACGTCGGACAAGTACGCGGGGCGTGTTGCGATATTGGCGGGTGTTATTGAGCATGGCCCTCTGATCGAAGCGTCCGGAGAGATTCCGCCGGCCATCGCGGGGCCGCGCAAACGCGTTGCTCCGCGCCTACTTCCGCGGCGGAGCGAAGACTTCCGCGTCGACAGGAACGTTCAATTGCATTTTCTCGATTTGCAGCGTGGAGGCAGTAGGATTCTCGCGCGATCCACTCACGAAGCGATGAGCAAATTTCACGCCGTCCACTTCGCGATAGTCGCCCACGTCCTCCACGATGATCATCAGCTTGCCGTTTGCAGAGCGCTCGATCTCCTCATGGATTTCGAGATAGCTGGCCGCGTCCAGAAATTGAGTGATGCTCGTGCCCAGCGTGGTCATGATTTTCAGTTTGTAAACCGCTTTGCCATCGATGTCCGCCTTGCCGAGCGCTTCGATCCGGCTTCCCTTCCTGGCGTAGTCGAGCAGGGGTCCTTCGATCGCGTTCTCGGCTTCTTCGCGGATATTGTTCAATTCCCCTCCTTCAAGTTGTCGAGTCTTTCCGCCCTGGACTTCCCATCCCGAGCTGCCGTCGTACGATCGAGTGATGTCGCCGCCATTAATCTTGAAATCCTCTCGTATCTGGCTGGGCCGCCGCACTTTCACAGTCAGAGGCGAACTAGCGTCGCCAAAACTGATGGTACCGATCATCGTCATCGTCTTAATGGAACGCAATTTCTCGGCTCCGCCGCGCGCGACCAGGTTCCTGGCAACCAACTCATCTGCTGTCTGTGCATAAAGTGGCAAGGCAAGCATAAGAAACACAAGCGTCTTGACTGGATTCATAAATTTTCTCTGTTGGGGAGTCGCGCCCGTGTCCGCAGCGCCGCGTTCACGGCAACTACGGTAGCTCTTATTTTGTAGTTTGTCTTACGCAGTCCCTGTATTGGCCAGCGCTTCTACCGCTTCCCAGGTGGTGGGGAACGTCATGAAGAAATCGTTAACCTTTGTAATTTTCAGGACTTTCATGACCCGAGCAGTCACTCCGGTGAGCACCAGGCAGCGCCCTGTTTTCTGGTGAGAGACATACGTGGAGACCAGTGAGCCCAGGCCGACGGAATCGATATAGGGAACGTCGGTCAGGTCGAGGATCATCGTCTCCGCGCTTTCGTGGCGTACCGCTCGCTCAAATTGCGGCGTGGTCTCGATGGTCAGCGGTCCTTTAATGAGCAGAACGCGCTGTTCGTCCGTCACACCCGCGTAACGCTCGACCGTCAGTTCTTGCAAACCCATGGGACGCGATTGTAGGCCAGTCCGTGCGTTATGTCACCTCTACTTGGGACCAAACGGCGCCACTTTTAGCCCCGCAAAATCTCGCGCGATTCCTTCGCGGTTGGTTACATTCTCGTGCCTCCGCCGTCTAGAACCCTGGAGAACTGATGCGCCCGTTAGTCCACCGCAATGCCCCAACCTCGGGTTCGCTTGCAGTGTGGCAGTCGAGACTGGCACCGGGGATCATCTTCCACGGTGGTACCCGCGTATCCCATCCTTTTCCTCGACACTGGCACGACGAATTACACATCTGTGCTTACACGGCCGGCGTAGGGTACCTGGCATGTCGCGGCAGTTCCCGTCTGGTCGGTCGCGGTGACCTGGTCATTACGCCGCCGGGAGAGGTTCACGAGAACTGGGTGGAATCAGGGGCGACTGTGAGTTTCTACAGCGCATACGTAGACCGTTCGCTGCTCCGCACGGTTGCTCGCGACATCAATCAGGAAAAGGAGCTACTGCCTGCGTTCCCAAACATGTTCCAGCATTCTCCCCGCATGCTGAGCAGCTTCCTTAGCATGGTTCGCACCATTCAACACGGAGAGTCGCGTTTGCAGTGCGATGAGTTGTTGCGGAATTTTCTTTCCTTCCTCTTCTTGACCCGCCGCTCGAACACTACCTCGCA is from Acidobacteriota bacterium and encodes:
- a CDS encoding EVE domain-containing protein, encoding MDYLLKTEPTVYSFANLEKEKSTIWDGVTNPVAVKNLRGMKAGDRLVIYHTGDEKSAVGTATVESVEVSDPKLPQIRIKVGKPIAQPKTLAEIKGEKLFADSALVRQGRLSVVPLSDAQFKYLVGK
- a CDS encoding TonB-dependent receptor, producing the protein MRSMEYVFSCVVLFALSTLAAAQAGMGSIAGVVSDPSDAVVQGATVTAKNSATGAVRTATSAEGGNYTITSLPPGEYSVTVEKTGFSKLTFDHLTVSTSLVVPLNAQFRIGATTENVNVTVDTVAPIETEDSQVSNLVDSERMKALPLITRNPYELVLLSPGTSSASSSLGGFNVNGARERNNNFLLDGVDNNDTSVPGIPGGALAANPESTEEFRVITNNFNAEYGRDTGAIIDVVTKAGTNQFHGGAYWFGRYDKIGGARDWFNRAADGPRDPYVRNQFGYSIGGPIWKNKTFFFFNQEFQRFPTARTNAAQVPLQAFKDGLFTFNGIDDNGDPISRTIDLRQGSADNQTITANYELFNGSGVTSIPADPTMQKIFSLYPQAAFETGDGFSGVTFFPSSSNQRSYQATGKLDHHFTDSEYLSFRYSYNDLKDPNSGAASALPDNVGAASLKAIATGGVATLTSNLRPSLINNFSFGWNHIFAGFGCDGLNVLDSAFPVDQFGNGTDFATNPFTSVGCGGLLSDGQARKTGTISFGNTLTWVKGAHTLKFGGDFRNVKESGDNNFNSRRQPDTRIGTATGGGFDSAGIGVSDPALNDAIAAYYGFVVSDLQAQFFDKSGVRKGSDNKDFRQREGSVFVQDSWKVRPNITFNFGVRYQFNGVPYEVHNNLSNLLTDPRTFPVVFSTVGPGTGHQLFNDDYSNVEPRIGFSWDPFRDGKTAIRASFGIFHDRIFGNLFGNARGNPPFEQDYSTFVLDTIGNAFDTGGFPLATPDQIPSASVPDGALLAPVIFDTHFRNPVTNSYFFGIQRNLPAGLVLDVSYVGNNSHHVFRVFDANPPDPVRVAALVAFCSDPNNEFGCVPGQVSSLRLYSGADQGILPFNGVAHNAIGRNTFSAALNKSDGNANYNALQTKITKRFTRGFQMQGSYTWAHSIDDANDPIVAGTGQVNFVRDALLPALDRGNSDHDIRHVGVINSVWELPLGAGRTHWNQGVMGRVLEGFEMTGILTMQTGHPFDVIGTRDSQRVGRVSRGDVIGDPFAGGGTFSPGTKVFFSNNRAAFTSPAFDTFPTIGRNFFHGPSFVNLDMSVSKKMKIWEKTSIELRLEAYNLLNHANFNNPGDDPGLVGNQVGSAFFGQILSQLGRPDGTTGARQLQMAAKFVF
- a CDS encoding STAS domain-containing protein, with the protein product MGLQELTVERYAGVTDEQRVLLIKGPLTIETTPQFERAVRHESAETMILDLTDVPYIDSVGLGSLVSTYVSHQKTGRCLVLTGVTARVMKVLKITKVNDFFMTFPTTWEAVEALANTGTA
- a CDS encoding AraC family transcriptional regulator, giving the protein MRPLVHRNAPTSGSLAVWQSRLAPGIIFHGGTRVSHPFPRHWHDELHICAYTAGVGYLACRGSSRLVGRGDLVITPPGEVHENWVESGATVSFYSAYVDRSLLRTVARDINQEKELLPAFPNMFQHSPRMLSSFLSMVRTIQHGESRLQCDELLRNFLSFLFLTRRSNTTSHSRAPYDHTAVTRAREYIAAHFTEPITLAQLGRVTDLSPFHLQRIFFRKTGLPPHAYQTQLRINRAKELLRQQHALCEIAITTGFADQSHLTRQFRRLVGITPGRYAAEFSRTR